One region of Solanum pennellii chromosome 6, SPENNV200 genomic DNA includes:
- the LOC107021380 gene encoding nitrate regulatory gene2 protein — MTGGGGKVVRKVEVIKVAVVWVDDCLGFFFFLVVVVVEMGCNESKAVDTELVIRCRERKELIKAAANYRYALAAAHVSYFHSLKDVGDALRKFVDEELIVGSSSSSFSTPSSPSLILPDERKIGSNRSNASGNTHHKHKSSGSSISISSSDSSISRFHDEDELVHDHGHLHLSSDSSDDEHQNLPQKGHRNVHGHNENRGGHRNLQQDYEQPGRNHGNVYEDYEGRNMVESGESSISPYSQPGWGPGGLPYEMMMNHEAPPQGYWDPFYGMNPQYQAPWGGQQFGGNPNTYAYYMKKSSPVMKTVFHEADPVPTGYSNSYWSYPNDNGGYFGYPMAPSIGEMGSQSNQGKKPSPPKEPPPPPSANVSAWDYFNPFEGVETGYSAYYTHKQNSSASVSSSPNSTEVREREGIPDLEEETETEMYKEYHKGKKLSDETKTKRGETNSSRSSDSGRKSMSSMPHGIDLRGVAGPSSMGSSKPDSSLHNLDGSSSSRGVKSEGSGGRAKPISTMYDSSSHISSVEPSHSSGGTGSIDITEEKSNFETFVSGSSGDVHMKKKGVTFEVDEMSKNEIESPRSSSLTTSHAHGTRDLHEVVAEIRDEFEIASSYGREVALMLEVGKLPYQPTFVKELLSRILYMIVPSMSVSHTATVQSIRLAAKTRKLAKSYFEDVGQDNDVMPCNLSSTFDELYEWEKKLYKEVKDEEKLRMIYEKQCKRLRSLDEQGAESSKIDATQACIRKLLTKLNVCIKAIDAISSRIHKLRDEELQPQIGELIHGLVRMWRSMLNCHQKQFQAVMESKTRALRANTGFQRDSSLRATLELEVQLLSWCSHFNDWICSQKSYVESLNGWLLRCLTYEPEETPDGPVPFSPGRLGAPPVFVICNDWSQAVEAISENRVAIAMNDFASNLRQLWERQDEEQRRRTKAEYLSKDYKKRLTMLQQRRGGLRHEQDAMSNRSHIIVPSEKGISPLDDLKVDLDSFKKKLVEERTKHKDAIKLVHDAASSSLQGGLLPIFKALENFTSEALRAHEQVRLQSVRDSS; from the exons TATGGGTTGACGACtgtttgggtttttttttttttttggttgttgttgttgtggagATGGGGTGTAATGAGTCTAAAGCAGTTGATACAGAACTTGTGATTCGGTGTAGAGAGAGGAAGGAACTGATCAAGGCTGCTGCTAATTACCGTTATGCCCTCGCTGCTGCTCATGTTTCCTATTTTCACTCACTTAAGGATGTTGGTGATGCTCTTCGGAAGTTTGTTGATGAAGAGCTCATTGTTGGGTCTTCTTCTTCGTCTTTTTCGACCCCTTCTTCTCCTTCCTTGATTTTACCTGATGAAAGGAAAATTGGTAGTAATAGAAGTAATGCTAGTGGAAATACACACCATAAGCATAAATCTTCTGGATCTTCGATATCGATTTCGTCTTCAGATAGCTCCATTTCACGTTTTCATGATGAAGATGAACTTGTACATGACCATGGTCACTTGCATTTGTCATCGGATTCATCGGACGACGAGCATCAAAATTTGCCACAAAAGGGTCATAGAAATGTACATGGACATAATGAGAATCGAGGGGGTCACAGGAATTTACAACAAGACTATGAGCAGCCTGGAAGGAATCATGGGAATGTATATGAAGATTATGAGGGTCGTAATATGGTTGAAAGTGGGGAATCATCAATTTCGCCGTATTCACAGCCAGGTTGGGGGCCTGGGGGATTGCCATATGAGATGATGATGAATCATGAGGCTCCACCACAAGGATATTGGGATCCATTTTATGGTATGAACCCACAGTATCAGGCTCCTTGGGGAGGGCAGCAATTTGGTGGAAATCCAAATACGTATGCTTACTACATGAAGAAATCTTCGCCAGTGATGAAGACAGTCTTTCACGAGGCAGATCCAGTGCCTACTGGATATTCCAATTCGTATTGGAGCTACCCAAATGACAATGGTGGGTATTTCGGGTACCCAATGGCTCCTTCAATTGGTGAAATGGGAAGTCAAAGTAATCAAGGTAAGAAACCAAGTCCACCAAAGGAACCACCGCCACCTCCGTCCGCAAATGTCTCTGCTTGGGACTATTTTAATCCGTTTGAGGGTGTAGAGACTGGTTATTCGGCCTACTACACGCATAAACAGAACAGTTCTGCATCAGTTAGTAGTAGTCCTAATTCTACTGAAGTGAGGGAGAGGGAGGGCATTCCTGATTTGGAAGAAGAAACTGAGACTGAAATGTACAAGGAGTATCATAAAGGAAAGAAGCTGAGTGATGAGACAAAGACTAAGCGCGGGGAGACAAATTCGTCCAGAAGTAGTGACAGTGGTAGAAAATCCATGTCATCAATGCCTCATGGCATTGATTTAAGGGGTGTAGCAGGACCCAGCAGTATGGGCAGTTCAAAACCAGACTCGTCATTACATAATTTGGATGGCTCTTCAAGTTCAAGGGGAGTAAAATCTGAGGGTAGTGGTGGCAGGGCAAAGCCGATATCAACAATGTACGATTCAAGTTCTCACATTTCGAGTGTAGAACCATCACATAGTAGTGGAGGCACAGGTTCAATTGATATTACAGAGGAAAAGAGCAATTTTGAAACTTTCGTGTCAGGAAGCTCGGGTGATGTGCATATGAAGAAGAAAGGGGTGACTTTTGAGGTGGATGAAATGTCAAAGAACGAGATTGAATCACCCAGGTCAAGTAGCTTGACCACATCACATGCTCATGGTACCAGGGATCTACATGAGGTTGTGGCTGAAATTCGAGATGAATTTGAGATTGCTTCCAGTTATGGAAGGGAAGTTGCTTTGATGCTTGAGGTTGGTAAGCTGCCTTACCAGCCTACCTTTGTTAAAG AGCTCCTATCTAGGATTCTATACATGATTGTTCCATCCATGTCGGTTTCCCATACAGCAACGGTGCAGTCAATAAGGCTGGCTGCGAAAACAAGAAAATTAGCTAAATCCTATTTTGAAGACGTTGGACAAGACAATGATGTGATGCCATGTAACTTGTCATCTACATTTGACGAGCTATACGAATGGGAGAAGAAACTATATAAGGAAGTTAAG GATGAAGAAAAACTGCGGATGATATATGAGAAGCAGTGCAAAAGGCTGAGGAGTTTGGACGAGCAAGGGGCCGAGTCTAGCAAGATAGATGCTACCCAGGCATGTATCAGAAAATTGCTGACAAAACTTAATGTCTGTATAAAAGCAATTGATGCAATTTCAAGCAGAATTCACAAATTAAGAGATGAAGAATTGCAACCCCAAATTGGAGAATTAATTCATGG GCTGGTGAGAATGTGGAGGTCAATGCTCAACTGTCATCAGAAGCAGTTTCAAGCAGTGATGGAGAGTAAAACAAGGGCTCTCAGAGCAAATACTGGATTCCAAAGAGATTCGAGCTTGAGAGCTACTCTTGAACTTGAGGTGCAACTTTTGTCGTGGTGTAGCCACTTTAATGATTGGATTTGCAGTCAGAAGTCCTATGTAGAATCCTTAAACGGATGGCTTCTCCGATGCCTTACGTATGAGCCTGAAGAAACCCCAGATGGACCTGTCCCTTTCTCTCCTGGTCGCCTTGGAGCACCTCCAGTTTTTGTAATTTGCAACGATTGGAGTCAGGCAGTGGAGGCAATCTCTGAGAATCGGGTAGCAATTGCAATGAATGATTTTGCTTCAAATTTGAGGCAGCTTTGGGAACGACAAGATGAGGAGCAGAGACGGAGGACCAAAGCAGAATACCTCTCAAAAGACTACAAGAAACGGTTAACCATGCTTCAGCAAAGGAGAGGGGGCTTGAGACATGAGCAAGACGCGATGTCTAACAGAAGTCACATAATTGTTCCATCTGAGAAAGGGATTTCACCATTGGATGATCTAAAGGTGGACTTGGATTCGTTCAAAAAGAAATTAGTTGAGGAGAGAACAAAGCACAAAGACGCCATTAAATTGGTGCATGATGCAGCTTCTAGTAGTTTACAAGGTGGCTTACTTCCAATTTTCAAGGCTTTGGAGAATTTCACTTCAGAAGCTCTGAGAGCGCATGAACAAGTTAGGTTACAGAGTGTTAGAGACAGTTCATAG
- the LOC107023338 gene encoding protein disulfide-isomerase, with amino-acid sequence MAIRVWISLFLCVCALLGSESYASENEDTQSKEFVVTLDHSNFSDFVGRHKFIVVEFYAPWCGHCKKLVPEYEKAAEILSQNDPPVVLAKVDANEEQNKALAGEFDVKGFPTLKILRYGGSVVQDYKGPREADGIVSYVKKQSGPASAEIKSSKDAEDFIDVNKIIIVGVFPEFSGEKFENFTAVAERLRADYDFGHTLDAKLLPRGDSSVSGPVVRLFKPFDELFVDFQVFDVDALAKLVEEATIPTVTVFNKDPNNHPFVVKFFNSPNAKAMLFVNFNIFDSFKSKYHEVAEQYKGNDISFLIGDVEASQGAFQYFGLKEDQTPLIIIQTNEGEKYLKTNVEPDHIASWVKEFKDGKVKPYKKSEPIPEVNNEPVKVVVADNFQDMVFNSGKNVLIEFYAPWCGHCKQLAPILDEVAVSFESDADVMIAKIDATANDYSQGTFEVKGYPTLYFKSASGKLLQHQGGRTKEDIIDFIQKNRDKAAEQSPGKDEL; translated from the exons ATGGCGATTAGGGTTTGGATTTCGTTATTTCTATGTGTATGCGCATTGTTAGGATCGGAATCTTACGCTTCTGAGAACGAAGACACTCAATCGAAGGAGTTCGTTGTGACTTTAGATCACTCCAATTTCTCTGATTTTGTAGGTCGACACAAATTCATCGTCGTCGAGTTCTACGCCCCTTG GTGTGGTCACTGCAAGAAGCTTGTTCCAGaa TATGAGAAAGCAGCGGAAATTTTAAGCCAGAATGATCCACCAGTTGTTCTTGCCAAAGTTGATGCCAATGAGGAGCAAAACAAGGCTCTTGCCGGTGAGTTCGACGTAAAAGGTTTTCCCACACTTAAGATCTTGAGGTATGGAGGTAGCGTTGTTCAAGATTACAAAGGACCACGCGAGGCGGATGGTATTGTTTCTTACGTGAAGAAACAAAGTGGCCCTGCTTCAGCTGAAATTAAATCATCTAAGGATGCAGAAGATTTTATAGATGTCAATAAGATCATTATT GTTGGGGTCTTTCCCGAGTTCTCCGGCGAGAAATTTGAGAATTTTACAGCTGTGGCTGAGAGATTACGTGCTGATTATGATTTTGGTCATACTTTGGATGCTAAACTCCTTCCTCGTGGGGATTCATCAGTTTCTGGCCCTGTGGTTAGGTTATTCAAGCCTTTTGATGAACTTTTTGTAGATTTTCAG GTGTTCGATGTGGATGCTTTGGCAAAGTTAGTTGAAGAAGCAACTATTCCTACTGTGACTGTATTTAACAAGGACCCAAACAACCATCCATTTGTTGTTAAATTCTTCAACAGTCCAAATGCCAAG GCCATGTTGTTCGTGAACTTCAACATATTTGATAGTTTCAAATCCAAGTATCATGAAGTTGCTGAGCAGTACAAAGGCAATGATATTAGTTTCTTAATTGGTGATGTTGAGGCCAGTCAAGGTGCCTTCCAG TACTTTGGACTCAAAGAGGATCAGACACCTCTAATCATCATACAGACAAATGAAGGAGAGAAATATCTCAAAACAAATGTTGAGCCTGATCACATTGCATCATGGGTTAAGGAGTTCAAG GACGGCAAGGTGAAACCTTACAAAAAATCAGAACCTATCCCAGAGGTCAACAACGAACCTGTTAAAGTTGTGGTTGCTGACAATTTCCAGGATATGGTTTTCAACTCTGGGAAGAATG TGCTCATCGAGTTCTATGCCCCTTGGTGTGGACACTGTAAGCAGTTGGCCCCAATCCTTGATGAAGTGGCTGTCTCATTTGAAAGTGATGCAGATGTTATGATTGCCAAAATT GATGCTACTGCTAATGATTATTCACAGGGAACTTTTGAGGTCAAAGGTTATCCTACTCTTTATTTCAAGTCGGCAAGTGGAAAGCTTTTGCAGCATCAAGGTGGGAGGACCAAGGAAGACATTATTGACTTTATCCAGAAGAATCGGGATAAAGCTGCAGAGCAAAGTCCGGGAAAAGATGAGCTATAA